From one Leptospira paudalimensis genomic stretch:
- a CDS encoding PaaI family thioesterase has product MNSPIENPSRHGYEIHHDTCFGCGKENPLGLVADFTFHDDTGEVNFTYNFKKLYNGAPGFVHGGILSTVLDEAMGGLCFHLGYIVMTDTMSFKFHKATPVETELLIRAWPIKKAKRKVLLECELTSLNGEILYVKGEGAFHILPPRFFSEKLTGGKIAIANELLSVNKLKRAHLFDRIET; this is encoded by the coding sequence ATGAATTCACCTATCGAAAATCCATCCAGACATGGTTACGAAATCCATCATGACACTTGTTTTGGCTGCGGAAAAGAAAACCCACTTGGACTTGTAGCAGATTTCACTTTCCACGACGATACTGGAGAGGTAAATTTCACCTATAATTTCAAAAAACTTTATAATGGTGCACCAGGATTTGTCCATGGAGGTATTTTGTCGACTGTGTTAGACGAGGCAATGGGAGGTTTGTGTTTCCATCTGGGTTACATTGTCATGACTGATACAATGAGTTTCAAATTCCATAAAGCAACTCCCGTTGAAACAGAACTATTAATTCGAGCATGGCCCATTAAAAAGGCCAAACGAAAGGTACTTCTTGAGTGTGAGTTAACGTCTTTGAATGGGGAAATTTTATATGTGAAAGGAGAGGGTGCATTTCATATACTCCCTCCAAGATTTTTCTCAGAAAAATTGACAGGCGGAAAAATAGCGATTGCGAATGAATTATTATCTGTTAATAAATTGAAACGAGCACATCTCTTTGACAGGATAGAAACATGA
- a CDS encoding LIC20035 family adhesin encodes MNRKFYALMITTLLIQCSGASVKDGSGDQEFELKLTKGKWIRTERFKNSGGIRAVGEVKAECGGTKCTEDQVSKFAAPKIKSLPKQGFWEEYIQFEQPGSTPENPKYKSTLDQIGEYVDGKKTGIWKKPDPENPQKIIAETPWVDGKKEGISKTFDKQGNITSETTYVDDKKNGPYFRKNNKGEWVEKGSFKENEEDGEWLYYFVGSDGNGIKTKVSYSNGLKNGLEINYYKDGAVESQGNYSADVRTGIWKMFGNKGNILAEGNYSKKENSENLDIKYERTGIWKEYYPDGNLFGTGPRKHTRTGEWKFYYKNGQVAYHGNMANESMLESAKVYDQSGKILGEGKMFFSLVKIDEELQDLKLNYKPSIPYTYFYPSGKRRMVIRSTDDATEYSEDGKELGRGPVEPQGRKMGCWTIGGKTEYYMIDKPMPKMTASQCK; translated from the coding sequence ATGAATCGAAAATTTTATGCATTAATGATCACAACATTGCTAATTCAATGTTCAGGTGCATCAGTAAAAGATGGATCAGGTGACCAGGAATTTGAACTCAAATTAACAAAGGGTAAATGGATCCGCACCGAACGTTTCAAAAATTCAGGTGGAATTCGAGCTGTTGGAGAAGTGAAAGCGGAATGTGGTGGAACAAAATGTACAGAAGACCAAGTTTCTAAATTTGCAGCACCAAAAATTAAATCACTCCCCAAACAAGGATTTTGGGAAGAATACATTCAATTCGAACAACCAGGTTCAACTCCTGAAAATCCAAAGTATAAATCCACACTTGACCAAATCGGCGAATACGTAGACGGCAAAAAAACAGGGATTTGGAAAAAACCTGATCCAGAAAATCCTCAAAAAATCATTGCGGAAACTCCATGGGTGGATGGCAAAAAGGAAGGAATCTCCAAAACTTTTGATAAACAAGGGAATATAACTTCTGAAACGACTTATGTAGATGACAAAAAAAATGGTCCGTACTTCCGCAAAAACAACAAAGGTGAATGGGTCGAAAAAGGATCCTTCAAAGAGAATGAAGAAGATGGAGAGTGGTTGTACTATTTTGTAGGTTCTGATGGCAATGGAATCAAAACAAAAGTTTCCTATTCCAATGGTTTAAAAAACGGATTAGAAATTAATTATTATAAAGATGGTGCCGTTGAATCACAGGGAAATTATTCTGCCGATGTCAGAACTGGCATCTGGAAAATGTTTGGAAACAAAGGGAATATCTTAGCAGAAGGAAATTATTCTAAAAAAGAAAACTCTGAAAATTTAGATATCAAATACGAAAGGACAGGGATTTGGAAAGAATACTATCCTGATGGAAACTTATTTGGTACGGGACCGAGAAAACATACGAGAACCGGTGAGTGGAAGTTTTATTATAAAAACGGACAAGTCGCCTATCATGGAAATATGGCCAATGAAAGTATGTTAGAATCTGCAAAAGTTTACGACCAATCTGGAAAAATTTTGGGCGAAGGAAAAATGTTTTTTTCCCTTGTTAAAATTGACGAGGAACTCCAAGACCTAAAATTAAACTATAAACCTAGCATACCTTATACTTACTTTTATCCATCCGGGAAAAGGAGAATGGTAATACGATCTACTGACGATGCGACTGAATATTCAGAAGATGGTAAAGAATTAGGAAGAGGTCCTGTTGAACCACAAGGTAGAAAAATGGGATGTTGGACAATCGGTGGTAAAACAGAGTATTACATGATAGATAAACCAATGCCAAAGATGACTGCTTCTCAATGCAAATAG
- a CDS encoding AAA family ATPase produces the protein MQIDKEQIKEISDQMKLIRSELAESISGMDEVIQSLFVALVANGHILLEGMPGLAKTLVAKNLASIIDAKFSRVQFTPDLLPADLIGTNIFNPKTSSFEIRKGPIFTNVLLADEINRAPAKVQSALLQCMEERQVSIADQTFDLIPPFFVIATQNPIDQEGTYPLPEAQLDRFLFKVNVAYPSFEDEVSILHQHGNVNFERKSLKKVMKPKEIQRISETSNHVFVDPKLFSYIVQLTRNTRPESTSDKDLKVFLSHGVSPRASIALLKVSRINALLEGRTFVIPEDIQRYFPEIVKHRLHLTIDAISEDVSTSSIIKRILTVTEVP, from the coding sequence ATGCAAATAGACAAAGAACAAATCAAAGAAATCTCCGATCAAATGAAACTCATTCGGTCGGAATTAGCGGAATCAATATCAGGGATGGATGAAGTAATCCAATCCCTATTTGTAGCACTTGTTGCAAATGGACATATTTTATTGGAAGGTATGCCAGGACTTGCAAAAACATTGGTAGCTAAAAACTTAGCATCCATTATCGATGCTAAGTTTTCTCGAGTACAATTCACTCCAGACTTGTTACCAGCAGATTTAATTGGCACAAATATATTCAATCCAAAAACATCTTCATTTGAAATTAGAAAAGGGCCAATCTTCACCAATGTATTATTAGCCGACGAAATCAATCGAGCACCAGCAAAAGTACAATCTGCACTTTTACAATGTATGGAAGAACGACAGGTTTCAATCGCAGACCAAACTTTTGATTTGATCCCTCCATTTTTTGTAATCGCTACCCAAAATCCCATCGACCAAGAAGGAACTTATCCGCTTCCAGAAGCACAATTAGACCGATTTCTTTTTAAAGTGAATGTTGCTTATCCCAGCTTTGAAGATGAAGTTTCAATCCTTCACCAACATGGGAATGTAAATTTCGAAAGAAAATCACTCAAAAAAGTAATGAAACCAAAGGAAATCCAGAGAATTTCAGAGACTTCAAACCATGTTTTTGTAGACCCAAAACTATTCTCATATATCGTTCAATTAACACGAAATACACGACCAGAATCCACATCAGACAAAGACTTAAAAGTATTCCTTTCACATGGCGTAAGCCCAAGAGCAAGTATTGCCTTACTAAAAGTAAGCAGAATCAATGCCTTATTAGAAGGAAGAACGTTTGTTATACCAGAAGACATACAAAGGTATTTTCCTGAAATTGTAAAACATCGACTTCACCTAACAATTGATGCTATCAGTGAGGATGTAAGCACTAGTTCCATTATCAAAAGGATTTTAACAGTTACGGAAGTTCCTTAA
- a CDS encoding DUF58 domain-containing protein produces MLDPELKRLLQVLQWESKKKFISNRRGLIFTNDKGRGLDFKEVRNYQYGDDIRYIDWNVTSRTGELHTKEFYEEKDATILIFIDLSQSMEGIKAKTAFQIALFLSLFHIKIGNRIFLISFSNQTISSNKWLKTETEVLTYFENLNKQKHGNQTNYTVANQYAFKIHPKYAVTYWISDFNHLAEWTKSFSIPKVWDQYGIWISDPIDDLNFPFWLKWFQPISQEGYTLKSRSTTYDLDKTAAKNLFGNKLIKINPNLKLNNQILPLFKSQKHG; encoded by the coding sequence ATGCTTGATCCCGAATTAAAAAGGTTACTCCAAGTATTACAATGGGAATCTAAGAAAAAATTCATTTCAAATAGACGTGGACTTATCTTTACGAACGATAAAGGAAGAGGGCTTGATTTTAAAGAAGTAAGAAATTACCAATATGGAGATGACATTCGTTATATCGATTGGAATGTAACATCTAGAACTGGTGAACTTCATACAAAAGAATTTTATGAAGAAAAAGATGCCACAATTCTAATCTTCATTGATTTAAGCCAATCTATGGAAGGAATAAAAGCAAAAACTGCCTTCCAAATTGCGCTATTTTTATCTTTATTTCACATCAAAATTGGGAACAGAATTTTTTTAATCAGTTTTTCGAATCAGACAATTTCGTCCAACAAATGGTTAAAAACAGAAACTGAAGTGCTCACTTATTTCGAAAATCTAAATAAACAGAAACATGGGAACCAAACAAACTATACAGTAGCAAACCAATATGCATTTAAAATCCATCCAAAGTATGCAGTTACCTATTGGATCAGCGATTTTAATCATCTGGCAGAATGGACAAAATCTTTTTCGATTCCAAAAGTATGGGACCAATATGGAATTTGGATTTCGGATCCTATCGATGATTTGAATTTTCCGTTTTGGTTAAAATGGTTCCAACCAATTTCCCAAGAAGGGTACACACTGAAAAGTCGAAGTACAACTTACGATTTAGATAAAACGGCAGCAAAAAATTTATTCGGGAACAAACTGATCAAAATAAACCCGAATTTAAAATTAAACAACCAAATTCTTCCTTTGTTTAAATCACAAAAACATGGCTAA
- a CDS encoding LB_053 family protein: MAKLVYIFILSAFLFSILPAPKESIPKGEIFVGDTIQYSIEWESNVTDVSLEEGKFYEEHTLPTFEIQTVKNDKNKITASIIFFVPGDYILPVKWKEDGVETNSKLKISVLSNLTGSETEIEDIEPPLQFSGPYVFRLIGLIAFTILNLYLLYALYLYWKSRPKVIDALWEKPPKLLESAKRLHLLEQYLNSETINEKELTFRISNYLKEVYSEKFEENLLGTTDSEFLAILHDKTHIPDSSIRDLRLYFRDLKYNQNTNSISKEDATIIWNRIKKDFLL; the protein is encoded by the coding sequence ATGGCTAAACTAGTTTATATTTTTATCCTCTCTGCTTTTCTTTTTTCGATTTTACCTGCTCCAAAGGAATCAATACCAAAGGGCGAAATATTTGTTGGAGACACCATTCAATATAGTATTGAATGGGAAAGTAATGTAACTGACGTTAGCCTAGAAGAAGGTAAGTTTTACGAAGAGCATACTTTACCAACGTTTGAAATCCAAACTGTCAAAAATGACAAAAACAAAATCACTGCTTCCATTATTTTTTTTGTGCCTGGAGACTACATTCTTCCTGTAAAATGGAAGGAAGATGGTGTAGAGACAAATTCAAAATTAAAAATTTCAGTTCTTAGCAACTTAACAGGTAGTGAAACTGAAATTGAAGACATAGAACCACCACTTCAATTTTCAGGTCCATATGTGTTCAGACTCATTGGTCTAATCGCGTTTACAATTTTGAATTTATATTTATTATATGCTTTGTATTTATATTGGAAATCAAGGCCAAAGGTCATTGATGCACTCTGGGAAAAACCCCCAAAACTATTAGAATCTGCCAAAAGATTACATCTCTTGGAACAATACCTGAATTCAGAAACTATCAATGAAAAAGAACTTACATTTCGAATTAGTAATTACCTAAAAGAAGTATACTCGGAAAAATTTGAAGAGAACCTATTAGGCACTACTGACTCTGAATTTTTAGCAATTTTACATGATAAAACACATATACCTGACTCTTCTATTCGCGACTTACGGCTCTATTTTCGAGATCTAAAATACAATCAAAATACAAATTCGATTTCGAAAGAGGACGCTACAATCATTTGGAATCGTATCAAGAAGGATTTTCTTTTATAA
- the batA gene encoding VWA domain-containing protein BatA, which translates to MDYFQRPYLLFLLVPIIIVLIYQWKTNPYGPIFFVQSDRFKEHKLPIWIRFKKQFYIFNEIFIYLAMFSLVFASAGPGAKYNLMPDNTKGVDIMIALDISGSMVNSYDFLPKNRLSVSKDLLRAFIQKRIYDRIGIVVFAGAAYLQSPLSSDRTALDELIKETSNEDIEEQGTAIGDALVLSTYRLKNSEAKSKVIILLTDGVSNTGKLDPETAAYTSKTLGIKVYCIGIGKEEGQYEVNYESLQKISSDTSGKFFRAESPEVLGEVLNEIDRLEVVELPSKPLEIQETKFPSYVFFVFLFLFFNLIFKIYPLKEKL; encoded by the coding sequence ATGGATTATTTCCAAAGACCATACTTATTATTTCTATTGGTCCCAATTATAATTGTATTAATTTATCAATGGAAAACAAATCCATACGGTCCTATTTTTTTTGTTCAATCCGACCGATTCAAAGAGCATAAACTACCAATTTGGATAAGGTTCAAAAAACAATTTTACATTTTTAATGAGATATTCATTTATCTTGCGATGTTCTCTTTGGTATTTGCTTCTGCAGGTCCAGGCGCAAAATACAACCTAATGCCTGATAACACCAAGGGTGTTGATATTATGATTGCACTTGATATCTCCGGTTCGATGGTAAATTCTTATGATTTTTTGCCAAAAAATCGACTCTCTGTATCAAAAGATTTGTTAAGAGCATTCATTCAAAAAAGAATTTATGATCGAATTGGGATTGTTGTATTTGCTGGAGCAGCTTACCTACAGTCTCCTCTTTCAAGTGACCGAACCGCCTTGGATGAGTTAATTAAAGAAACATCGAATGAAGATATAGAAGAACAAGGAACAGCGATTGGAGATGCACTCGTTTTATCAACTTATCGATTAAAAAATTCCGAAGCTAAATCGAAAGTGATCATCTTACTAACAGACGGAGTCTCAAATACTGGGAAACTAGACCCTGAAACGGCAGCATATACTTCTAAAACTTTAGGAATCAAAGTGTATTGCATCGGTATTGGCAAAGAAGAAGGCCAATACGAAGTGAATTATGAATCATTACAAAAAATTTCATCCGATACCAGTGGAAAATTCTTTAGAGCAGAATCTCCTGAGGTGTTGGGGGAAGTATTGAATGAAATTGATAGGTTAGAAGTAGTAGAATTACCTTCAAAACCGCTTGAAATCCAAGAAACAAAATTCCCTTCCTATGTATTTTTTGTCTTTTTGTTTCTTTTCTTTAATTTAATTTTTAAAATTTATCCTTTAAAAGAGAAACTCTAA
- the batB gene encoding VWA domain-containing protein BatB, translated as MKTVILFGSFTILLGILVASIKVFINFKATQFIKKHSELQPRLTNSKQLLLFLRYLFLLSALILCLLSLYKVKSIDVESTKEFESTDILFVVDVSLSMNAIDVKPNRLKRFQDLILRTLPELKGNRIGIIVFAGQSFSFCPMTTDLSAVSDYIQSLGVEMVGTKGTNLGVALDRVGKVLKKNQGLRSSITVIVTDGEDHEKQSLPDLENEVMVWGIGTEEGGPIEFRDPGTGKGGFVTYDSNLVDSPYGDNVIVSKLNKEFLESIAEKYNGEYSNVSFYPDGSFQLIDKVKMMKKNKIQRLEKFKNEDGAHPYLLLSLLFILAERIFAIGIQKKSPLKIISLLFFVLLFQNQLEAWELDPGGNAVERGIKSYQNQNFSESEKEFSNAKEYFHDDPRLLYNESASAYQLGKYKEAKELSEKILFHPKANANLKSKANLTLGNIYSKLGQKENALNSYVESLKHNPNQIAAKKNIEHLTKKNQSSQNQSENQKQGNGENSNRSESKPQNDKTNPSKQNQSDIDRMFEPFSNDSILKNKRGGPIDNEKFW; from the coding sequence ATGAAAACTGTCATTTTATTTGGATCTTTCACCATTCTCTTGGGAATTCTCGTAGCAAGCATCAAAGTCTTTATCAATTTTAAGGCTACACAATTCATAAAAAAACATTCGGAACTTCAACCAAGGCTCACCAATTCTAAACAGTTATTATTATTCTTACGTTATTTATTTCTTTTGTCTGCACTCATTTTGTGTTTATTGTCTCTATACAAAGTTAAATCCATTGATGTCGAATCTACAAAAGAATTTGAATCTACGGACATCTTATTTGTCGTTGATGTAAGTTTATCAATGAATGCAATTGATGTAAAACCAAATCGTCTCAAACGTTTTCAAGATCTAATATTAAGAACACTACCAGAATTAAAAGGAAATCGAATTGGTATAATCGTATTTGCAGGACAATCCTTTTCATTTTGCCCGATGACCACAGACTTATCAGCAGTCTCAGATTACATACAATCGTTAGGCGTAGAGATGGTTGGGACAAAAGGAACAAATCTAGGAGTTGCTCTAGATAGAGTTGGGAAGGTACTTAAAAAAAATCAAGGACTTCGATCATCAATCACGGTCATTGTTACTGACGGAGAGGACCATGAAAAACAATCTTTACCCGATTTAGAAAATGAAGTAATGGTTTGGGGGATTGGAACAGAGGAAGGTGGCCCGATTGAATTTAGGGACCCAGGCACTGGGAAAGGTGGATTTGTTACGTATGACTCCAATTTGGTGGACTCACCTTATGGAGACAATGTGATTGTTTCTAAATTAAATAAAGAGTTTTTAGAATCAATCGCAGAAAAATATAATGGAGAATATTCCAACGTGTCCTTTTATCCAGATGGGAGTTTCCAACTCATCGACAAAGTGAAAATGATGAAAAAAAACAAAATCCAACGATTGGAAAAATTTAAGAATGAAGATGGAGCACATCCATACTTATTACTCTCCTTATTATTTATATTAGCTGAAAGAATTTTCGCCATTGGAATTCAGAAAAAATCCCCACTCAAAATCATTTCTCTCTTATTCTTCGTCCTTCTTTTCCAAAATCAATTAGAAGCATGGGAGTTAGATCCAGGTGGGAACGCAGTGGAAAGGGGAATTAAATCTTACCAAAACCAAAATTTTAGTGAAAGCGAAAAAGAATTTTCTAACGCAAAAGAATACTTCCATGATGATCCAAGATTGTTATACAATGAATCAGCAAGTGCTTACCAATTAGGAAAATACAAAGAAGCAAAAGAGCTTTCTGAAAAGATTCTTTTCCATCCTAAAGCAAATGCAAATCTCAAATCAAAAGCAAATCTAACATTGGGAAATATCTATAGTAAATTGGGCCAAAAAGAAAATGCCCTGAATTCCTACGTGGAAAGTTTAAAACATAATCCAAATCAAATTGCAGCAAAAAAAAACATAGAACACTTAACAAAAAAGAACCAATCCAGTCAAAACCAATCGGAAAACCAAAAACAAGGGAATGGAGAAAACTCGAATCGCTCTGAATCAAAACCACAAAACGACAAAACAAATCCTTCCAAGCAGAATCAATCCGATATTGATAGGATGTTTGAGCCTTTCTCCAATGACTCCATTTTAAAAAATAAACGGGGAGGACCAATTGATAATGAGAAATTTTGGTAA
- a CDS encoding BatD family protein encodes MRNFGKLIPYVFYFLFASITNLYSAEVEFFFHPNEFSLGEFAKLEVKAYGDKPFRTLQTNVKRNGVRIRYVGSGTETQIVNFKVSKSQIINFYVDTEQEGNFQLPEITVEYAGKQYSSPPFDFKVSKKTKNPPNSFFKSFPFDLDEPTSEENPEVSFHTNKSVFYKGEPIVGYFVLYYDQYRQPFLERDPNQSISFPFFLSETLRQVTVQIEPEVVRNNLPKKTLVFAKEIYGLTALRSGSFLLGKTKFITGDSLRFNSLQQTIDTKPAKVIVLDLPKNSPPDFSGAIGNFKMYILNSPKQVYVGETAYIEIMIEGEGGFEGITPMVFSNSKIQCINLSKIKNFQQLDSGEYGFHSKVKFLYAYQIEKISNEKVEPIKFSFFSLAEKKYKTISINFPEFKILPKRKMAEVTPPKKEKMQLELPFFSLVLLAVLGIFGYVALKKYKLIVETNSFVRMVESFGRKRDFFLTEHLENRGVPKYESIWLTELISNQTDPSHLYKQLSKKDQIMALRIANTLKPKE; translated from the coding sequence ATGAGAAATTTTGGTAAATTGATTCCATATGTATTTTATTTTCTCTTTGCCTCTATTACAAACTTATACTCTGCGGAAGTGGAATTTTTTTTTCATCCCAACGAATTTTCTTTAGGAGAATTTGCAAAATTAGAAGTAAAAGCATATGGAGATAAACCTTTTCGAACCTTACAAACAAACGTTAAACGGAATGGCGTCAGAATACGATATGTAGGGAGTGGAACGGAAACTCAAATTGTAAATTTTAAAGTATCCAAATCGCAAATCATCAATTTTTACGTCGACACAGAACAAGAAGGAAACTTCCAATTGCCCGAAATAACAGTTGAGTACGCAGGCAAACAGTATTCTTCACCTCCTTTTGACTTCAAAGTCAGTAAAAAAACAAAAAATCCTCCAAATAGTTTTTTTAAGTCTTTCCCTTTTGATTTAGATGAACCAACGAGCGAAGAGAATCCCGAAGTATCCTTCCATACGAATAAGTCAGTATTTTACAAAGGTGAACCTATAGTTGGTTACTTTGTTTTGTACTATGATCAATATAGGCAACCTTTCCTGGAGAGAGATCCAAACCAATCCATCTCATTTCCATTTTTTCTTTCAGAAACACTGAGGCAAGTGACAGTTCAAATCGAACCAGAAGTAGTAAGGAATAATTTACCTAAAAAAACTTTGGTGTTTGCAAAAGAAATTTATGGATTAACAGCACTTAGATCAGGGAGTTTCCTGCTAGGAAAAACTAAATTCATAACAGGTGATAGTTTACGTTTCAACTCACTCCAACAAACAATTGACACAAAACCTGCCAAGGTCATTGTTTTAGACCTACCAAAAAATTCACCTCCGGATTTTAGTGGCGCGATTGGAAACTTCAAAATGTACATTCTGAATTCACCAAAACAAGTGTACGTCGGTGAAACTGCATACATAGAGATCATGATAGAAGGAGAAGGCGGTTTTGAAGGCATTACACCTATGGTCTTTTCTAACTCAAAGATACAATGTATCAACCTTTCAAAGATAAAAAATTTCCAACAACTAGACTCGGGAGAATACGGTTTCCATTCAAAAGTAAAATTTCTCTACGCTTATCAAATTGAAAAAATTTCGAATGAAAAAGTGGAACCTATCAAATTTAGTTTTTTCTCCCTTGCCGAAAAAAAATACAAAACAATCTCGATCAATTTCCCGGAATTCAAAATTTTACCGAAGCGAAAAATGGCAGAAGTAACTCCTCCAAAAAAAGAAAAAATGCAATTAGAATTACCTTTCTTCTCTTTAGTTTTACTTGCAGTTTTAGGAATCTTTGGTTACGTAGCACTTAAAAAGTATAAACTAATTGTGGAGACCAATTCTTTTGTTCGTATGGTTGAAAGTTTTGGCAGGAAACGAGATTTTTTCTTAACAGAACATTTAGAGAATCGGGGAGTGCCAAAATACGAATCCATATGGCTCACCGAATTGATCAGTAATCAAACTGATCCCTCCCATTTATACAAACAATTATCAAAAAAAGATCAAATAATGGCATTACGCATTGCCAATACATTAAAACCAAAGGAGTAA
- the htpG gene encoding molecular chaperone HtpG, with protein MSAEEKGKISVETENIFPIIKKWLYSEKDIFLRELVSNASDAITKLKKVALTEEFEGGSDYRIDLNFDVDKRILTIEDNGIGMTVDEVKKYINQIAFSGATDFAKQYQNAENKAEIIGHFGLGFYSSFMVSKQVTIETKSYKSGQAAVMWSSESGTDFSITPVEKDTRGTKISLYLDSESGEYLDKWKLKELIKKYCDFLPVSIFVQGEKANREKPLWSEEPSKLSPEDYKDFYSYLFPFSGESLFHIHLNVDYPFRLQGILYFPKLTHELEASKNGIKLFCNHVFVSDNASELIPQFLTILKGTIDIPDLPLNVSRSYLQNDPLVKKISNHIIKKVADRLIDDFKKNRVKYEENWNDISIFVKYGVLTDEKFYDSMKDHIIFKNSENGFSTVSEYWEKNKEKNQNKIFYANETEMGSVYMELLKSQGLEALLVDSKIDSHLIQHLEGKNPDWKFQRVDSEIADQVLDKESNTEIVNESNETESNRITKLFEVALPKEGVQVKVEALKSVDVPGVILLPEFMRRMTEMNSMFNKEDTKSMLKSHTLMVNSKSPLVKSALQAFEGVNPEKGKKLARVIYDLSLLSAKVMDEKEVSEYTKRTTEFLQEIFST; from the coding sequence ATGTCAGCTGAAGAAAAAGGTAAAATCAGTGTCGAAACAGAAAACATTTTCCCAATCATTAAAAAATGGCTCTATTCCGAAAAGGATATTTTCCTAAGGGAACTAGTTTCCAACGCAAGTGATGCAATCACCAAACTAAAAAAAGTCGCATTGACTGAAGAATTTGAAGGTGGAAGTGATTACCGCATCGACCTAAATTTTGATGTCGATAAACGAATTTTAACCATCGAAGACAATGGAATTGGTATGACCGTCGATGAAGTAAAAAAATACATCAATCAAATTGCTTTTTCTGGTGCAACAGACTTCGCCAAACAATACCAAAACGCCGAAAATAAAGCAGAAATCATCGGCCATTTCGGTCTGGGTTTTTATTCAAGTTTTATGGTATCAAAACAAGTAACCATTGAGACAAAATCATACAAATCCGGACAAGCGGCGGTTATGTGGTCTAGCGAATCAGGCACAGACTTCTCAATTACACCCGTTGAAAAAGACACAAGAGGTACAAAAATTTCTTTGTACTTGGACAGTGAATCAGGTGAATACCTTGATAAGTGGAAATTAAAGGAACTAATCAAAAAATACTGTGATTTTCTGCCCGTTTCAATCTTTGTCCAAGGCGAAAAGGCAAATAGAGAAAAACCACTTTGGTCCGAGGAACCTTCTAAATTGTCTCCAGAGGATTATAAAGATTTTTATTCTTACCTGTTTCCCTTTTCAGGAGAATCTTTATTCCACATCCACCTCAACGTGGATTACCCATTTCGCTTACAAGGAATCTTATACTTTCCAAAACTCACCCATGAATTAGAAGCTTCAAAAAACGGAATCAAACTTTTTTGCAATCATGTATTTGTAAGCGATAATGCAAGTGAGTTGATCCCCCAATTTTTGACCATTCTCAAAGGGACAATTGACATTCCTGACTTACCATTGAATGTCTCACGTTCCTATTTACAAAACGATCCCCTCGTTAAAAAAATCTCAAACCATATCATTAAAAAAGTAGCAGACCGACTCATTGATGATTTTAAAAAGAATCGTGTAAAGTATGAAGAGAACTGGAACGATATCTCTATCTTTGTGAAATATGGTGTGTTAACAGATGAAAAATTTTATGATTCAATGAAGGATCATATCATCTTTAAAAATTCCGAAAATGGGTTTTCAACAGTTTCTGAATATTGGGAAAAGAACAAAGAAAAGAACCAAAACAAAATCTTTTATGCAAATGAAACAGAAATGGGTTCTGTTTATATGGAACTCCTCAAATCACAAGGTCTGGAAGCCCTCCTAGTTGATTCGAAAATTGATTCTCACCTCATCCAACACTTAGAGGGCAAAAATCCTGATTGGAAATTCCAAAGAGTGGATTCAGAAATTGCAGATCAAGTATTAGATAAAGAATCAAATACAGAAATTGTAAACGAATCCAATGAAACTGAATCCAATCGAATCACAAAACTATTCGAAGTTGCATTGCCGAAGGAGGGGGTTCAAGTCAAAGTAGAAGCACTAAAATCAGTAGATGTCCCAGGGGTTATTTTACTACCTGAATTTATGCGCAGAATGACGGAAATGAATTCTATGTTTAACAAAGAGGACACTAAATCAATGCTTAAGTCTCACACTTTGATGGTTAACTCAAAATCACCTCTCGTAAAATCCGCCTTACAGGCGTTTGAGGGAGTTAACCCAGAGAAAGGTAAAAAATTGGCGCGTGTCATTTACGATTTATCTTTACTGTCTGCCAAAGTAATGGACGAAAAAGAAGTCTCAGAGTATACAAAAAGGACAACAGAATTTCTTCAGGAGATTTTTTCGACTTAG